Sequence from the Polynucleobacter sp. Adler-ghost genome:
CATAGCGATGGCAGCAGATTGAGCGCTATGGATCGATTTATTTTTAGCACCCCATAGCTCGCCAAGCTTGCGCATAGTAGGCAAATGGGTGAAGCCATCCGTTCTACAGCGCTGCACTCGTCCACCCTCATGATCAATCGAGATCAACACATCGGAACGGATTTTTTTAATTTCCGAAGTCAGCTTTGTGATTTGCTTGCGATTTACAAAATTTCTACCAAATAAAATCACACCACCAGTAAGTGGGTGCAAGATCCGACGACGATCCTCCGCGTTTAACTCGAGACCAGCAACATCTAAAGTAACAGGGCCTGGTTTCATAGTCGACTTGCTCATGTATTCCTCGAAATTTTTTAGTTTGATATGCTCTTGAGAGTTGTTTTATTTTTGAACTACGATGACGTGGGCTATTGCCATGTCTTGCTCATCACTAACAGTGACCTGAGCTTCCCAGTTTTTATCCTGCATAAATTGCGCAAGTGCACCCAAATACGATGTCACTGGTTTCCCGCTAGGCTCATTTAGCGTTTGGAGCGATCTCCAAGTCATTGGCATTCTCATGCCTAAGCCGATTGCTTTGGAGAATGCCTCTTTTGCAGCAAAGCGCGTTGCCAAGAAAGCAATGCCCCGTTTGTGATTTCTGGCTAAGCGATGTTTAAATACCAACATCTCATCTGGCCCCAGGATCTTTTCAGCCAGACGACCATTGGTGCGATCGTAAGTAGCTTGAAGCCGCTCGATTTGCAAGATGTCTGTCCCGATGCCAATGATCATTTGATATTGAATCTTTTAAGCTTTAGTCCTACCCTGAGCCATCAGAGCTTTCATGTCCGTAATTGCTTTTTGCCAACCCTTAAAGAGTGCTTCAGCAACAATGGCGTGTCCAATATTGAGCTCAGAGAGCTCGGCAATAGCAGCAACTGGAATTACATTGCCCTCGTGCAAACCATGACCTGCATTGACTCGCATACCAATGCTTTTTCCAAACTGGGCTGCATTTCTGATGCGCTCGAGCTCTTGCTTCTGTTGATCACCAGCCAGATCTGCGTAACGACCAGTATGCAATTCGACTACTGTAGCACCTACATCTTTAGCCGCCTGGATTTGCCGCTCTTCAGGATCAATGAAAAGTGAAACCCGTATGCCGGCAGCTTTTAATTGTGTAGTTGCCGCCTTCACCACCTCAAAGTGACCTATGACATCTAAGCCGCCTTCAGTAGTGACCTCCTCACGCTTTTCAGGAACAAGACAAACATCCTGTGGCTGAACCTGACAGGCGATATTAATCATCTCGGGAGTAACGGCGCACTCTAGGTTCATACGCGTCTGAATCAAAGGACGAAGTGCCATTAAATCTGTATCTTTAATATGGCGACGATCTTCGCGTAAATGCAAGGTAATTAAATCAGCGCCAGCCTCTTCGGCCAAGCGAGCAGCCTTTAATGGGTCAGGGTAGACCGTGCCACGTGCATTACGTAGAGTAGCGACGTGATCGATATTAATGCCTAACTCAAGGGTATTGGGATTACTCATACTGGTAGGTTACTAGATTTTCTTTAGATCAATCAAAATCTGACGAGTGGTCAGCACTTGATCTTGGAGATGTAAGCCCAATAAAAAGCGCATTAACTGCTTACTCTCAGAAAGCGTTTCTGAATCAGAAAAGTCTCCCGCTGCGATAGCTAGCAGGGATTTACCGCTCAAGACAGGCCAGTGACCTGGGTCGTCTCCTTGAGCAGGCCTGACACCACGTTCTGGCTGATAGACGTACTGCTCATTTGAGATGGGGGCACTATTGGTTTCAACACAGCGATCGAGTGCTGCCGCATAACCCGTTTCTTGCAAGAGTGTTAATTCAAAAGGACGCAGAATCTCCTCTAAGCCCTTAGATTCTAATTCGAGATTAGATAGGGCTGAGATTGTATCGGTGTAATGGTCGTAGAGTTTTTCATAGTCGTCTTCACGCGCCAAAAACTTGACTAACAACTCATTGAGATAGAAGCCGCAGAGCAATGCATCGCCCACTAAAGAGGGTGTTCCACCAACCCACTCTGATTTCGTTAAAGTACGGAGCTCAGACTTGCCGCTCCAAGAAACCAATAGCGGTTGAAAACGTTGTAAGACTGGACGTAATACCGAATGTGGACGCTTAGCGCCTTTAGCAATCAGCGCCATGCGGCCATATTGCCGTGTAAACACATCCAGAATTAAGCTGGTTTCCTTATAAGGAATGCTGTGCAATACAAAAGCGGGTTCGTCAGCAACACGAATGGAGGCCATGAATAATTACTCTAGTCCCTGCGCTCGTAATTCAGCACGATCATCTGCCCAGCCGCGCTTGACCTTAACCCAAGTCTCCAAAAAGACTTTGCCATCAAAAAGTTTTTCCATGTCAATGCGTGCATCAGTTGAGATTTTCTTCAGTCGTTCACCCTTAGCGCCAATAATCATCGCTTTATGGCTATCGCGATCAACCAAAATCGTTGCTGCAATTCGGCGCATCTTGCCATCCATCTTGAATTGATCAATGACGACTGTGCTGGTGTAAGGCAACTCCTCACCAGTAAAGCGGAAAACCTTCTCGCGCAAAATCTCAGCGGCCAAGAAGCGCTCACTGCGATCAGTAATGGTATCGCCATCGTAGACTGCCGGCGCTTCAGGTAAATAACCCTTAAGCACGTCTAATAATCTTTCAATATCGCCAGGGCTCTTGGCGCTCATCGGTACGATTTCAGCGAACTCGCACTTCTGATCTTCATGGCCACCCAATTCACACCAAGGCTGGCTCATTTCTTTCATGAAATTGAGTAAGGCCTGATCTCGCTCAGACGGAGTCTGAAAGCGACTATTAAAGAGATCTAATTTATTTAAAACCAAGACAACGGGTAAGTCATCTGGCAGCAATTTCAAAACCTTCTTGTCATCCTCACCAAAATAACCGGCCTCTACTACAAAGCAAGCCACATTCACATCTTGTAAGGCGGTAGTGACCGTACGATTCAATGCCTTATTGAGGGTATTCATCAAACGCGTCTGAAATCCTGGTGTATCAATAAAAATGAATTGCGCTTCTTCACGATTCTGAATACCTAAAATACGATGACGCGTGGTTTGCGCCTTACGCGAGGTAATACTGATCTTCTGCCCAACTAAGGCATTTAAGAGGGTCGATTTGCCCATATTGGGGCGGCCAACAATGGCAATGGTGCCGCATCTAAACACGATTAGCCCTTCAGCTTAAGATTTAACTGCTCTTCAGTTGCCACTTTTTTTGCTGCTTTCTTTTTGGCCGACCGAGTCTTTTTGGGCTTACCCAGCGCCTGCGGCAAGGCCTTCAGCGCTGAGATGAGCGCTAGTTTTGCTGCCGCTTGCTCTGCCGCGCGTCGAGAGGCACCCTCACCCTTCACGGCAACCTTGAGGTTTGGTATTAAACATTCCACTTCAAACTGCTGATTGTGGGCTGCGCCACTAGTACCAGTGACGTTATAGGTAGGCAGTGGTAACTGATAGCTTTGCAAACACTCCTGCAATAAAGTTTTATCGTCTTTACCGAGAGTTTTAGGATCAACGTTGACTAGGATGATTGAGTAGAGTTTACGCAAACAGGCCTTAGCAGCATCAAACCCACCATCTAAAAATATTGCACCTGTGACTGCCTCAAGCGTATCAGCCAGAATAGATGGGCGACGAAAACCACCGCTCTTTAATTCCCCTTCACCCAAGCGCAGGTAGTCTGATAGCGATAATGTTTGAGCAATCTCATAGAGCGCTTGTTGCTTCACCAAGTTAGCACGTACACGAGAAAGATCGCCTTCATCTAGATCAGAATAACGCTCATAGAGCATTTCAGCGACAACGCAATTGAGGATCGAGTCACCCAAGAACTCAAGGCGCTCATTATTTTTCTTGCTGTGACTACGGTGCGTTAGAGCTTGATTAAGCAGCTCTAATTTTTTAAAGGTGTAGCCTAGTTGCGCTTGCAGCGGAGCAGTTTCGATGACGGCGCGGGCATTCATGATCTTATTCGAAGCCGCCAATACGGCCCAGATTTCCGAGGTTCAACCAAACAAAGAATGCTCTACCAACAATATTCTGATCTGGTACAAATCCCCAATAACGAGAATCAGCACTGTTATCGCGGTTATCACCCATAGCAAAATAATGCCCCGTAGGCACCTTACAAGTCAGGCCGGCATTAATGTACTGGCAGTTTTCAAACCCAGGAAAACGCTCTGCAGGGAACATGCCGGCAGGGCGATCAGGGTCATTCAAAATCTCATGCCGATTACCGCCTAAGTCTGCAGGAAAAGATTCTGCAAATCGCTTGGCGTAACGCATATTTTCTGGATCTAGATAAGCCTCGCCGCCACTATATTGCAATGGCTGACCATTTACTGTTAAACGTTTGTCTTGATAAGTAATGGTGTCGCCTGGCAAAGCCACAACACGCTTGATGTAATCAATTGATTCATCGCGGGGGTAGCGAAATACCACGACATCGCCTCGTTTTGGAGAACCTAGATCAACGACCTTCTGGTTAATCACCGGCAGACGAATGCCGTAAGTAAATTTATTCACGAGGATAAAGTCACCAATCTGGAGGGTTGGAATCATCGAGCCCGAAGGAATTTTGAAGGGTTCCACAATAAATGAGCGCAATACAAAGACCGCACAAATTACTGGGAAGAAGCCAGCCGTGTATTCCAACCACAATGGCATGCGATCGATGCCTGCTTTACGTCTTTGCGGGGCAAAGTAATAGCGGTCAGCAATCCAAGCAATGCCAGAGACTACTACTAAGATAAAAAGGATGAGGGCAAAGTTCATTAATCGTCTACCTGCAAAATGGCTAAGAAGGCTTCCTGTGGAATCTCCACATTACCCACCTGCTTCATGCGCTTCTTACCTTCTTTTTGTTTCTCTAATAATTTACGCTTACGAGAGATATCACCGCCGTAACACTTAGCCAATACGTTCTTGCGTAGCGCCTTGACGTTTTCACGGGCAACGATGTTGCTACCAATTGCCGCCTGAATAGCCACGTCAAACATTTGACGCGGAATAATGCCGCGCATCTTGGCAACCACCTCACGACCACGATGTTGACTGTTGCTACGGTGAACAATCACCGATAGGGCATCCACTCGCTCACTATTAATGAGGATGTCAACCTTAACCACATCAGCCGGACGATATTCTTTAAACTCGTAATCCATAGATGCATAGCCACGTGAGATCGATTTCATTTTGTCGAAGAAATCCAAAACAATCTCGGCCATGGGTAGCTCATATGTGAGCTTTACTTGGCGACCAAGGTAATTCATATCCATCTGTATACCGCGCTTACCAACGCACAGCGTAATAATCGCGCCCACGTACTCTTGCGGCATATACAGATTGACTGTGACGATCGGCTCAAGAATCGTATTGATCTTGCTAGCCTCAGGCATCTTTGATGGGTTATCGACAGATAAGATGCTTCCATCAGATTGTTCTACCTGATACACCACCGTTGGTGCGGTTGTGATGAGATTCATGCCGTACTGGCGCTCTAAGCGCTCTTGCACGATCTCCATGTGGAGTAAACCCAAGAAGCCGCAACGGAAGCCAAAACCAAGCGCTTGTGACACCTCGGGCTCATACAAGAGTGAGGCGTCATTTAACTGCAACTTCTCTAAGGACTCACGCAGTTGATCGTATTCACTCGACTCTACTGGGTATAGTCCAGCAAAGACCTGAGGCTTAACTTCTTTAAAACCTGGAAGTGGTGCTGTTGCAGGAGTGCGGCCTTGCTGTCCTGGGGTATGCGTGACTGTATCACCCACCTTAGCAGCTTTTAACTCTTTGATGCCAGCAATTACAAAGCCCACCTGACCAGCAGACAGCTCTGGACGATCTACAGACTTCGGACTAAATACACCAACATGCTCAACTAAATGACTTGAACCATTGGACATTAAGGTAATTTTTTCTTTTGGCTTGAGAGTGCCATTCACAACACGCACTAACATCACCACACCAACATAGTTATCAAACCAAGAATCAATGATCAAAGCTTGTAAGGGATCTGCGGCATTGCCTTTTGGTGGAGGCACACGAGCGATCATTTCTTCAATGACATCCTGCACACCTAATCCAGTTTTAGCTGAACAAGTCACCGCTTCCGATGCATCAATGCCAATCACATCTTCAATCTCTTGTTTAGCGCGCTCAGGATCAGCCTGTGGCAAATCAATCTTATTGAGGACGGGCACAACTTCTACGCCCAACTCCAGCGCCATATAGCAGTTAGCAACTGTTTGAGCTTCAACGCCTTGACTGGCATCAACCACTAGTAATGCACCTTCGCATGCTGACAAGGAGCGACTAACCTCATAGGAGAAGTCGACGTGCCCTGGGGTATCAATCAAATTGATGTTGTAGGTTTTGCCGTCTTTGGACTTATAAGTCAGTGCGGCTGTCTGCGCTTTAATAGTAATCCCACGCTCACGCTCGATATCCATCGAATCCAGAACCTGGGCTTCCATTTCACGATCAGAGAGACCACCACATAGCTGAATGATGCGATCAGCAAGCGTCGATTTGCCATGATCGATATGGGCGATGATAGAAAAATTGCGGATTAAATCCATAGCGTCTTTGTAGTCTTCAAAAAACGCCTTGTCAGAACGCACCACGATGATGCGCTGCAAAAAGTCGTCTTAAAGTGATTGTAATGGGTGGCGCCAAATTAGCGCCAAACCCCCTTATTTCATCCAAAAACAAGGTTTTGGCTTATTTTGGCCTTACTGGAATAATCAAGGTGCTATCAGCCCGACGAACAAAAACGGGAACCGACTTATTGGGATCCAAACCCTTCACAAGACCCTCAAACTGCTTTACCCCAGTGATATCGGTATCGGCAATTCGAATGAGGACATCCCCGGGACGCACTCCTGAGCGCGCTAAGGGCCCATCCCCTAAACCAGTAACCTCGACACCTCCGCGGATATTGAGTTCCTTTTTCTTGCTATCGGAGGGCTCAGAAACTGCCACCCCAAGAGAATTGGCATTACTGCTAGATGAACCTGAGTTTTCAGACTTTTTCACGGCAGCTTGACCTGCTTCGGTATCCACTACAGAAACCATCAAATCCTTAGTGGAGCCTTTACGCCAAACCTGTACGTTGGCGCTAGTTCCTGGCTTTGTTTCCCCAACGGCTCTTGGCAAATCAGTAGACTTACCAATATCACGACCATTAAAGCTCAAAATCACATCACCAGACTCAATGCCACCCGCTGCTGCTGGGCCACCTGGCTCCACATTGCGAACATAGGCTCCACGCGGTTTACCCAGTCCCAAACTCTCTGCAATCTCCTTGGTCATCTCCCCCAGAGCAACACCGATGCGACCACGAGTCATCTTTCCATTGGTGCGCAGTTGCTCTGCAACGCGCATCGCCTCATCTATTGGAATGGCAAAAGAGATGCCCATATATCCGCCAGAGCGACTAAAGATTTGCGAATTAATACCAATCACTTGGCCAGCGGTATTCAATAAAGGGCCGCCGGAGTTACCAGGATTAACAGCTACGTCAGTTTGAATGAAAGGCAAGTAATCCCCAGTGTCACGACTCTTGGCAGATACGATGCCAGCAGTCACGGTGTTTTCTAAGCCAAATGGGGAGCCAATTGCCAATACCCACTCGCCCACCCTCACTCGAGAAGAGTCACCGAGCGGCAACTTAGGCAAATCACGCGCATCAATTTTGACAACCGCCATGTCGGTTCGCTTATCCATACCCAATAACTTAGCTTTGTACTCACGCTTGTCTGTCAAGGTGACATAAATGGTATTCGCGCCCTCGACTACGTGAGCATTAGTCAAAATTAAGCCATTCGATTCAATAATGAAGCCAGAGCCTACGCCGCGATCAGCCTCTTGAGGTTTGCCAGAATTTGGTTGTGCTTGCTTAGGTCCGCCAGGCAATCCTGGAATAGGCACACCAAAGAAACGACGGAAGAATTCGGCCTGATCCTCGGGCATCCCAGGAATACCGCCCTGAGCTTGCTGCTGCATTACCTTTTCAGTAGTTCGAATATTCACCACCGCAGGACTAGCTCGCTCAACTAAGTCGGCAAAGTCAGGAATAGAGACACGTGGGCTCTGGGCGCAGGCCTGGGGGATAAGCGCGACTTGCCCCAAGCTAAAGATAGCCAAGAGCGCAATAAGATACTTTTTCATAATGCTATAGACCTGCTTGGTAAAAACCAATAAATGAAGAAAAAAAGAAAGGAAACAGCCTAATAAGGATATTAGGTCAATTTGCCAAAAATCAAGGTACCGTTAGTACCCCCAAAGCCAAAGTTGTTTTTCACGGCATGGTCAATCTTCACATCCCGAGCAGTATTGGCGCAGTAGTCCAAATCGCACTCTGGATCCTGATTGAAGATATTGATTGTTGGTGGAGATTTCTGGTTGTGTAGCGCCAAAATAGTAAAGACGGATTCCAATCCACCGGCACCGCCTAAGAGGTGGCCAGTCATGGATTTGGTGGAGTTAATCAAGGTCTTCTTAGCCTGATCGCCAAGGGCAGCCTTGATGGCGCCGGTTTCGTTCTTGTCACCTAAGGGTGTAGAGGTACCGTGTGCATTGATGTATTGAATTTGATCTGGATTTAAACCGGCATCGCGCATGGCGTTGACCATACAGCGACGTGGTCCATCCATATTTGGGGCGGTCATGTGATACGCATCACCACTCATACCAAAACCCAAGAGCTCACAGTAGATTTTTGCACCACGTGCTTTAGCGTGCTCGTACTCTTCTAACACCACAACACCTGCGCCCTCACCTAGAACGAAACCATCGCGGTCCTTGTCCCATGGGCGTGAAGCTGTTGCAGGATCATCGTTGCGAGTGGATAGCGCACGAGCTGAAGCAAAGCCACCAACACCCAATGCAGAAATCGTAGATTCAGCACCACCAGCAAGCATCACATCGGCATCGCCATACTGAATCAAACGTGCGGCTAATCCAATGCTGTGTAAACCGGTAGTGCAGGCAGTCACCGCAGCGACGTTTGGACCCTTCAGACCAAACAAGATACTGAGATGACCAGAAATCATATTGATGATGGAGCCTGGTACAAAGAATGGGGAGATGCGACGAGGGCCCCGAGCTAACAACTCAGCGCCAGTCTCTTCGATCATTGGCAAACCACCAATGCCTGAACCAACCATGACGCCAATGCGCTCGGCGTTCTCTTCAGTTACCTGTAAACCGCTATCGCGAATTGCTTGCGTACCAGCAGCGATACCGAAATGGATAAAGGTATCCATATGGCGCGCCTCTTTGGCAGAAACATATTCTTCGACATTAAAGTCTTTCACCTCGCCAGCAAAATGCACGCTCAGCGGAGTGTGGTCAAACTTCGTAATGGTAGCGATGCCTGATTTGCCCGCGAGCAGATTAGACCAAGCTACATCAACCGAGTTACCAACTGGTGAAATCAGGCCCAAGCCGGTAACAACAACCCGGCGGCGGCCATTTGATACTGACACAGTGATAGCTTTTAACTAAGCTAGGGAATTAACCCTGAGCTTTTGACTGAGCAAAATCGATAGCGAGCTGAACAGTAGTAATTTTTTCAGCTTCTTCATCCGGAATTTCAATCCCGAACTCATCTTCCAAGGCCATTACCAATTCAACAGTGTCAAGAGAGTCTGCGCCTAAGTCATTCACAAAAGAAGATTCATTCTTGATCTCTGCTTCTGCGACGCCCAATTGCTCAGCGACGATCTTCTTAACGCGTTGTTCGATGTTATCCATTAATTCCCCCAAGGGTTGTAAAAAAACGATGAAAAGGATTTTATCAGCTTGGCAGGCTAAATTAGTAAATCCGCCAAAAAATGATCAATTCCTGCTTTCTGATTAGGCTAAATAGAGCCCGCCATTGACATGCAAGGTATTTCCAGTGATGTATCCGGCTGCTGGAGAGGCTAAAAACGCCACCGCCTGGGCTACATCTTCTGGACTGCCTAGACGCGCCAAAGGAATGTTCGCTTTTAGGGCATTTTGCTGCTCTTCACTCAAAGCACGAGTCATATCTGTGTCGATAAAGCCGGGGGCAACGCAATTCACAGTGATATTGCGGCTACCGATTTCTCTAGCCAAAGCGCGGGTCATCCCCGAAACACCGGATTTAGCAGCAGCGTAATTAGCCTGCCCAGGGTTGCCCATATGGCCAACAATCGAAGTGATATTAATAATGCGGCCAGTACGCGCTTTCATCATGGGGCGCATTACCGCCTGCGATAAACGGAACACCGCACTTAGATTGGTGTCGATGACATCAGTCCACTCATCGGTTTTCATGCGCATTGCTAGGTTGTCGCGAGTGATACCTGCGTTGTTCACCAAAATACTGATGCCTCCAAAATCTTTGACAATCAAATCAATGATGTCTTCGCAAGCCTGTGGATCGGTCACGTTCAATACTTCGCCACGGCCACCACTCGCATGTAAACGGGTATTGATTGCTTTAGCGCCATCTTCAGAAGTTGCAGTGCCAATTACCTTAGCACCACATTTCACTAACTCATCCGCAATTGCCTGGCCAATACCGCGCGATGCGCCGGTCACTAATGCAATTTGTCCGCTTAAATCGAGATTCATATTATCTTCCGTCGTTTATTTCGTGTTTCTTCTATTGCTGATTCGTATTGTTACTTTACGGCAGCCAAAGCTTCATTGAGGCTGAGCTCATCGAAGATGGGCAGCCCTACAACATTTTCATTGATTCGCTTAGTCAGCCCAGCCAATACCTTGCCGGGACCGCATTCCACTACTTGAGTAATGCCCTGCTTTGCCATCGCATTAATAGTTTCTTGCCAACGCACAGGCTTGGCGGCTTGACGGACTAGAGCGTCTTTTATGGCTGCTGGATCATTCAATACATTGACATCAACGTTATTGACTACAGAGATGGTCGGAACCTTAAATTCAATATTCGCCAAGTAAGCTTGGAGTTTTTCAGAAGCAGGCTGCAACAATGACGAATGAAATGGCGCAGATACTGGCAATGGCAGAGCGCGTTTTGCGCCAGCTGCTTTTAGCAATTCACAGGCCTTGCTCACTGCGTCACTGCCGCCAGCAATAACCACTTGGCCTGGAGCATTGAAGTTCACGGCCTCTACTACACCACCAGAGGCTGTAGCAGCTTGAGCACAAACCGTCTTCACAATCGCATCATCCAAACCCAAGATTGCGGCCATACCGCCAGTACCTACTGGCACAGCAGTTTGCATGGCTTGTGCACGAAAGCGCACTAAAGGTACTGCATCTTTAAAAGAGATTACGCCTGCAGCAACCAAAGCAGAGTACTCACCCAAACTATGGCCAGCCATCATCTGCGGAACGGCGCCACCAGAGGCCAACCAAGCACGATAGAACGCGATCGCCGCAGTCAACATCACAGGTTGCGTATTCGTTGTTAAGGACAATGCTTCAGCAGGGCCTTCAGCAATCAGTTTTGCAACATCTTCACCTAAAGCTTCTGAAGCTTCCTGCAAAGTTGCGCGGACTTCAGGGCGATCAGTAATAGAGTTGAGCATCCCAACAGATTGGGAACCTTGGCCAGGGAATACAAATGCAAATGTCATAGGAATAATCGCTGAAAAATGGTTATTAATGTATTTTTGCTTTAGTACTTAATGACTGCTGCGCCCCAAGCAAAGCCACCGCCCACACCCTCTAGCAAGAGATGCTGGCCACGTTGAATTTGACCTGAGCGAACGCCGACATCGAGCGCAAGGGGGATAGATGCAGCAGAAGTATTGCCGTGCTCATGTACGGTCACAATCACTTTCTCCATTGACATGCCCATCTTGCGAGCCGTGCTCTCCATAATACGAATATTGGCTTGGTGTGGCACCAACCAATCGATTTGTTCTGGTTTGAGTTTGGCTTTCTCTAAAGCCTCATGGGCAACTTGCTCGAGCACTTTGACAGCCAACTTAAATACTGCAGGGCCATCCATTGTTAAGTAAGCAGTTCCCTCGACACCACCCTGCTTAGCGCGCCCTGGTACACACAGAATATCGCGTTGACTACCATCTGCATGCAAGGCCGTAGCCAAAATACCTGGCTCGGTAGATGCTTCCAGCACAACTGCTCCAGCGCCATCACCAAACAAAACGGAAGTAGTGCGATCTTGGAAATCCAAAATGCGGGAGAAAGTTTCTGCCCCGAGTACCAATACTTTTTTATAGGTGCCCGTACGAATAAATGCATCTGCAATAGCGAGAGCATAAGTAAAGCCAGCACAGACCGCCTGGACATCAAAAGCTGCGCAATTGGTATGAGCGCCCAGCTTGTCTTGCACTACGCAAGCTGTGCTTGGAAAGCCGCCCAGATGATCTGGTGTGGATGTTGCCAAAATAATTAAATCAAGATCCTCTGAGGTACAGCCAGCCGCTTCTAATGCTACTTGAGCAGCTTTGACTGCCAAGTCACTCGTGAGTTGATTTTCTGCAGCAAAGTGACGAGCAGAAATTCCGCTACGAGTCACAATCCATTCATCGCTAGTTTCTAGACCAATCTTGGCTAAACGCTCGACCAGGTCCTGGTTGCTTAAGCGCTGCTCTGGAAGGTAACTTCCGGTTCCGGCTATCCGCGAATAGATGCTCATGATTATTTTGTCTCCGCCGCAAAAGCTTGAGCGATACGCTCCACCATGCGATTTTTTGCTGCTTCATATGCGCGCTCGAGCGCAAAACCAAACGCAAAGCGATCCGCTGAACCGTGACTCTTAATCACGCAACCGCGTAAGCCCAATAATACTGCCCCGTTATAGCGACGATGATCTACCCGCTTGCGAACACGTAATAAAGGTACCATGGCGCAGATCGCCATCAGTTTAGTCAGCCATGAATGATTAAATTCTTGTTTAATTAAGCCGCTCATCATCTTTGCCAAGCCTTCGCTTGCCTTAAGGACAACGTTGCCAACAAAACCGTCGCACACCACGATATCCGTAGTGCCCTTAAAAATATCATTG
This genomic interval carries:
- the acpS gene encoding holo-ACP synthase translates to MIIGIGTDILQIERLQATYDRTNGRLAEKILGPDEMLVFKHRLARNHKRGIAFLATRFAAKEAFSKAIGLGMRMPMTWRSLQTLNEPSGKPVTSYLGALAQFMQDKNWEAQVTVSDEQDMAIAHVIVVQK
- the pdxJ gene encoding pyridoxine 5'-phosphate synthase, encoding MSNPNTLELGINIDHVATLRNARGTVYPDPLKAARLAEEAGADLITLHLREDRRHIKDTDLMALRPLIQTRMNLECAVTPEMINIACQVQPQDVCLVPEKREEVTTEGGLDVIGHFEVVKAATTQLKAAGIRVSLFIDPEERQIQAAKDVGATVVELHTGRYADLAGDQQKQELERIRNAAQFGKSIGMRVNAGHGLHEGNVIPVAAIAELSELNIGHAIVAEALFKGWQKAITDMKALMAQGRTKA
- the recO gene encoding DNA repair protein RecO, producing the protein MASIRVADEPAFVLHSIPYKETSLILDVFTRQYGRMALIAKGAKRPHSVLRPVLQRFQPLLVSWSGKSELRTLTKSEWVGGTPSLVGDALLCGFYLNELLVKFLAREDDYEKLYDHYTDTISALSNLELESKGLEEILRPFELTLLQETGYAAALDRCVETNSAPISNEQYVYQPERGVRPAQGDDPGHWPVLSGKSLLAIAAGDFSDSETLSESKQLMRFLLGLHLQDQVLTTRQILIDLKKI
- the era gene encoding GTPase Era; the protein is MGKSTLLNALVGQKISITSRKAQTTRHRILGIQNREEAQFIFIDTPGFQTRLMNTLNKALNRTVTTALQDVNVACFVVEAGYFGEDDKKVLKLLPDDLPVVLVLNKLDLFNSRFQTPSERDQALLNFMKEMSQPWCELGGHEDQKCEFAEIVPMSAKSPGDIERLLDVLKGYLPEAPAVYDGDTITDRSERFLAAEILREKVFRFTGEELPYTSTVVIDQFKMDGKMRRIAATILVDRDSHKAMIIGAKGERLKKISTDARIDMEKLFDGKVFLETWVKVKRGWADDRAELRAQGLE
- the rnc gene encoding ribonuclease III, with amino-acid sequence MNARAVIETAPLQAQLGYTFKKLELLNQALTHRSHSKKNNERLEFLGDSILNCVVAEMLYERYSDLDEGDLSRVRANLVKQQALYEIAQTLSLSDYLRLGEGELKSGGFRRPSILADTLEAVTGAIFLDGGFDAAKACLRKLYSIILVNVDPKTLGKDDKTLLQECLQSYQLPLPTYNVTGTSGAAHNQQFEVECLIPNLKVAVKGEGASRRAAEQAAAKLALISALKALPQALGKPKKTRSAKKKAAKKVATEEQLNLKLKG
- the lepB gene encoding signal peptidase I translates to MNFALILFILVVVSGIAWIADRYYFAPQRRKAGIDRMPLWLEYTAGFFPVICAVFVLRSFIVEPFKIPSGSMIPTLQIGDFILVNKFTYGIRLPVINQKVVDLGSPKRGDVVVFRYPRDESIDYIKRVVALPGDTITYQDKRLTVNGQPLQYSGGEAYLDPENMRYAKRFAESFPADLGGNRHEILNDPDRPAGMFPAERFPGFENCQYINAGLTCKVPTGHYFAMGDNRDNSADSRYWGFVPDQNIVGRAFFVWLNLGNLGRIGGFE
- the lepA gene encoding translation elongation factor 4; the protein is MDLIRNFSIIAHIDHGKSTLADRIIQLCGGLSDREMEAQVLDSMDIERERGITIKAQTAALTYKSKDGKTYNINLIDTPGHVDFSYEVSRSLSACEGALLVVDASQGVEAQTVANCYMALELGVEVVPVLNKIDLPQADPERAKQEIEDVIGIDASEAVTCSAKTGLGVQDVIEEMIARVPPPKGNAADPLQALIIDSWFDNYVGVVMLVRVVNGTLKPKEKITLMSNGSSHLVEHVGVFSPKSVDRPELSAGQVGFVIAGIKELKAAKVGDTVTHTPGQQGRTPATAPLPGFKEVKPQVFAGLYPVESSEYDQLRESLEKLQLNDASLLYEPEVSQALGFGFRCGFLGLLHMEIVQERLERQYGMNLITTAPTVVYQVEQSDGSILSVDNPSKMPEASKINTILEPIVTVNLYMPQEYVGAIITLCVGKRGIQMDMNYLGRQVKLTYELPMAEIVLDFFDKMKSISRGYASMDYEFKEYRPADVVKVDILINSERVDALSVIVHRSNSQHRGREVVAKMRGIIPRQMFDVAIQAAIGSNIVARENVKALRKNVLAKCYGGDISRKRKLLEKQKEGKKRMKQVGNVEIPQEAFLAILQVDD
- a CDS encoding DegQ family serine endoprotease, which produces MKKYLIALLAIFSLGQVALIPQACAQSPRVSIPDFADLVERASPAVVNIRTTEKVMQQQAQGGIPGMPEDQAEFFRRFFGVPIPGLPGGPKQAQPNSGKPQEADRGVGSGFIIESNGLILTNAHVVEGANTIYVTLTDKREYKAKLLGMDKRTDMAVVKIDARDLPKLPLGDSSRVRVGEWVLAIGSPFGLENTVTAGIVSAKSRDTGDYLPFIQTDVAVNPGNSGGPLLNTAGQVIGINSQIFSRSGGYMGISFAIPIDEAMRVAEQLRTNGKMTRGRIGVALGEMTKEIAESLGLGKPRGAYVRNVEPGGPAAAGGIESGDVILSFNGRDIGKSTDLPRAVGETKPGTSANVQVWRKGSTKDLMVSVVDTEAGQAAVKKSENSGSSSSNANSLGVAVSEPSDSKKKELNIRGGVEVTGLGDGPLARSGVRPGDVLIRIADTDITGVKQFEGLVKGLDPNKSVPVFVRRADSTLIIPVRPK